From Bombyx mori chromosome 10, ASM3026992v2, a single genomic window includes:
- the LOC101746609 gene encoding tectonin beta-propeller repeat-containing protein, with protein MSANSLLFSINNEGKVYALSTNGSCWREFMYLGLEFKALSAVPHFLWAVGGDRQIYLHVHGLEIPIRVKEESYENERWLPMEGFSGRLLPTDRYHFSSQDGTKDRSIDHIRLPSMAWQWEGPWQLELTLDGQPLDHDGWTYAVDFPAQFGPAKQWKSCVRRRKWIRYRKFSAMNSWCAIAPLHKDPTQEPFIDISIGGNQMPYASPGTLVVWAITAQGRVMNRTGVSTTSPEGLKWINISIPPNCDIKQISVGPTGLVWGLLWTGRTIVRKGVTKDCPTGDSWLEVKPPQDTKLICISVGYNVVWAVSSDSRVWFRKGVEGNNSGTSESAAMGNGWLEITGNMIHVSVGINDQVFAIGEFDKCIYWRCGITAAELTGKKWKKIQANMQLSRTSSSASVVSSSSNTKHHSLTTLSETEPEKKTNLHLRNSWEESHSAPIEHTLPVKPQRQSRPRSQINTEKIDLTGKSYETTLKNPRAWSPVRSVGSVVGMEAQPDSDSSVFDVDSGMLFDDEISQTAWGSCETTWSYVEAGACLVDTVQIPHWFADSHKVQNSDITAGWRIQILDYLRNRNKNQSLDFSDYGIAVEDKGWTRSCEARLVQANNSTEECIISLYWFDLENTGTLSVFQPDGTIKFILNLEELTSVFVSSEPGCPRIVLAVPRQTECSIKIQFMTEFEQEEWLKMLIDIISQINGVTGKPSANSVWAITNAGDILNWDPLPAKLSNKKDGMYKKEFPVFGKNILSGYSTSLHNNFPPGSILKIVGCLFDEVQRFYIDFTGPEVKKQRHKIETEVSEIPFHFNVRFDEKIVVCNTKNFGSWGTEERHELPLAVGQEFNIEIYCHAQAFSVIINNKSYCIYEHRLNPESITSVTIQGPLKLYSMEYCTTSVIIGADEMFWRLMGGHLRRVECCEADVVWGISHDHRAWVYTGGWGGGMFQGISSNTGIHAMTDTHTYCVYENQRWNPLTGYTSAGLPTDRYMWSDITGKHKRTREHTKLLNRHWHWISEWMIDYNTPGGVDNDGWQYATDFPAPYHGKKLFTDCVRRRRWYRKAQINTEGPWIRAGNTALLDISLWAKGDEVSVWAVTVPGDAIYRTGVTPSTPTGNHWEHIDSPQLLMAISTCNNVVWTIGRRGELYHREGISVENPGGTTWKLIEPPKSNLYSHKTTGAKVISLATTVAWVVMSNGAVAVRTQISKEQPGGKEWRYITDSEISFKHISSVHKDVWGVSTDGTLQRRLGVTADNPAGSSWQRVLTGAAVYTSARGGSLC; from the exons ATGAGTGCTAATTCACTGTTGTTTTCTATCAATAATGAAGGAAAAGTTTATGCATTGTCAACAAATGGGTCCTGTTGGAGAGAATTCATGTACCTGGGCTTGGAATTCAAAGCATTATCTGCAGTACCTCACTTTCTTTGGGCTGTAGGAGGAGACAGACAGATTTACCTTCACGTTCATGGTTTAGAAATACCAATTCGTGTTAAAGAAGAATCATATGAGAATGAGAGGTGGCTGCCAATGGAAGGATTTAGTGGGCGCCTTTTACCTACAGACCGCTATCATTTTTCATCTCAGGATGGTACAAAAGATCGCTCCATTGATCACATTAGACTGCCTTCTATGGCTTGGCAGTGGGAAGGTCCTTGGCAACTTGAATTAACATTGGATGGACAGCCATTAGACCATGATGGCTGGACATATGCTGTTGATTTTCCAGCTCAATTTGGTCCCGCTAAACAATGGAAATCCTGTGTCAGAAGAAGGAAATGGATAAGGTATAGAAAATTTAGTGCTATGAATTCATGGTGTGCAATAGCTCCATTACACAAGGATCCAACTCAAGAACCATTTATTGATATTAGTATAGGTGGCAATCAAATGCCGTATGCCTCACCAGGAACCCTTGTAGTGTGGGCTATTACTGCTCAAGGTCGGGTTATGAATAGAACAGGTGTTAGTACAACTTCGCCTGAAGGGTTGAAATGGATAAATATAAGCATTCCACCAAATTGTGATATAAAACAGATTTCTGTTGGCCCAACTGGTTTAGTTTGGGGCCTTCTGTGGACAGGACGCACAATAGTTAGAAAAGGTGTAACAAAAGATTGTCCAACAGGAGATTCTTGGTTAGAAGTAAAACCTCCACAAGATACAAAACTTATTTGTATTTCTGTAGGCTACAACGTAGTATGGGCTGTAAGCTCTGATTCCAGAGTGTGGTTTCGAAAAGGAGTGGAAGGAAACAATTCGGGAACATCAGAGTCGGCAGCTATGGGTAATGGGTGGTTAGAAATCACTGGTAATATGATTCATGTTTCAGTTGGAATCAATGATCAGGTGTTTGCTATAGGAGAATTTGATAAATGCATTTATTGGAGGTGTGGAATTACTGCAGCAGAGTTAACTGgaaaaaaatggaaaaagaTACAAGCAAATATGCAACTCAGTCGTACTTCTAGCTCAGCAAGTGtggtttcatcatcatcaaataCTAAACATCATAGCTTGACCACATTGAGTGAGACAGagcctgaaaaaaaaaccaatttgcATTTAAGGAATTCATGGGAAGAGTCTCATTCTGCTCCTATAGAACATACTCTACCAGTGAAACCACAAAGACAGTCAAGACCCCGCAGTCAGATAAATACAGAAAAAATTGATTTGACTGGTAAGAGTTATGAGACTACTTTAAAAAATCCACGAGCTTGGAGTCCTGTAAGAAGTGTTGGTTCAGTAGTGGGTATGGAAGCACAACCAGATAGTGACAGTAGCGTATTTGATGTGGATTCAGGGATGTTATTTGATGATGAGATAAGTCAAACAGCCTGGGGTTCCTGTGAGACAACATGGTCTTATGTTGAAGCTGGAGCATGTTTGGTTGATACCGTTCAAATTCCACATTGGTTTGCAGACTCCCATAAGGTCCAAAATTCTGATATAACTGCTGGATGGAGGATACAAATTTTGGATTATTtaagaaatagaaataaaaaccaAAGCCTTGATTTCTCTGATTATGGAATTGCTGTAGAAGACAAAGGTTGGACGCGTAGCTGTGAAGCCAGATTAGTTCAAGCGAACAATAGTACAGAAGAATGTATCATATCATTATATTGGTTTGACTTAGAGAATACTGGGACATTGTCTGTTTTCCAACCAGATGGcacaatcaaatttattttaaatcttgaaGAGCTAACCAGTGTTTTTGTTTCATCTGAACCTGGTTGTCCAAGAATAGTACTAGCAGTACCACGTCAAACTGAGTGTTCCATTAAAATACAGTTCATGACAGAATTTGAACAAGAAGAATGGCTAAAAATGTTAATTGATATAATTTCGCAGATTAATGGAGTTACTGGAAAACCATCTGCTAACTCTGTTTGGGCTATTACAAATGCAGGTGATATTCTCAATTGGGACCCCTTGCCTGCTAaattgagcaataaaaaagatggaATGTACAAAAAAGAATTCCCAgtgtttggaaaaaatattttgtcagGGTACTCAACCAGTCTACACAACAACTTTCCCCCTGGCAGTATCTTGAAAATTGTAGGATGTTTATTTGATGAGGTGCAAAGATTTTATATAGATTTTACAGGGCCAGAAGTCAAAAAACAAAGACATAAAATTGAAACTGAAGTGTCTGAAATCCCTTTTCATTTCAATGTCAGATTTGATGAAAAGATTGTAGTCTGTAATACAAAAAATTTTGGAAGCTGGGGAACTGAAGAACGGCATGAACTTCCACTAGCTGTGGGACAGGAATTTAACATTGAAATTTATTGTCATGCACAAGCCTTTAGTgtcataataaacaataaaagttaCTGTATTTATGAACACAGACTGAATCCAGAGAGTATTACTAGTGTCACAATACAAGGCCCCTTGAAGCTTTACAGCATGGAATACTGTACAACTAGTGTTATAATTGGTGCAGATGAAATGTTTTGGCGTTTGATGGGTGGACATTTACGACGTGTTGAATGCTGTGAAGCTGATGTCGTATGGGGAATATCACATGATCATAGAGCATGGGTATATACAGGTGGTTGGGGAGGAGGAATGTTTCAAG gAATATCCAGTAATACTGGTATACATGCTATGACCGATACACATACTTATTGTGTCTATGAGAATCAACGATGGAATCCGCTGACTGGTTATACATCCGCTGGCTTGCCAACTGACCGTTACATGTGGAGTGATATAACTGGCAAGCACAAAAGAACAAGAGAACACACTAAACTTCTCAATCGCCATTGGCACTGG ATTTCAGAATGGATGATAGATTACAATACACCTGGTGGTGTGGATAATGATGGATGGCAATATGCAACAGACTTCCCCGCACCGTACCATGGCAAAAAACTATTCACTGATTGCGTTAGGAGACGAAGATGGTATAGGAAAGCGCAAATAAATACGGAGGGACCGTGGATTCGTGCTGGTAATACGGCATTATTGGATATTTCACTATGG gCTAAGGGTGATGAAGTGTCTGTTTGGGCAGTAACTGTACCGGGAGACGCGATATATAGGACTGGAGTAACACCCTCAACTCCAACA GGCAATCACTGGGAACATATAGATAGCCCTCAACTACTTATGGCTATAAGTACATGTAACAATGTGGTCTGGACTATAGGAAGGAGAGGTGAATTATACCATAGGGAAGGCATCAGTGTGGAGAACCCTGGAGGAACCACTTGGAAATTAATAGAACCaccaaaaagtaatttatatagTCACAAAACTACTGGTGCCAAAGTTATTTCATTAGCTACAACAGTTGCTTGGGTAGTGATGTCAAATGGTGCTGTTGCTGTAAGAACACAGATTTCAAAAGAGCAGCCTGGAGGCAAAGAATGGAGATATATAACAG ATAGCGAAATAAGTTTCAAACATATATCGAGCGTGCACAAAGACGTGTGGGGTGTCAGTACGGACGGAACGCTGCAGCGGCGTCTCGGCGTGACCGCAGACAATCCGGCGGGCTCGTCGTGGCAGCGCGTGCTTACCGGAGCTGCGGTGTACACCTCGGCACGAGGAGGATCATTGtgctaa
- the LOC101738565 gene encoding mpv17-like protein — protein MGVYSKFANAFNKYPLLRGMASYGIIWPLSSLVQQSFEGKNLENYDWCRCARFGFYGSCYVAPTLYTWLTIANSVWPGNTIRAGIKKTIVETVTYTPFAMCSFYFIMSLLESKPIHEAAAEVKAKFLPTYKVGASVWPAVAMVNFCFISPQNRVPFISVCSFIWTCFLAYMKHLDQDNERLRPGKLLS, from the exons atggGAGTTTACAGCAAATTTGCAAATGCGTTCAATAAATATCCTTTACTTAGAGGAATGGCTTCCTATGGCATAATTTGGCCTCTTTCTAGTCTTGTACAGCAATCTTTTGAAGGCAAGAACTTGG AAAACTACGACTGGTGTAGATGTGCAAGGTTTGGTTTTTACGGCTCATGCTATGTAGCTCCGACTCTTTACACATGGCTAACCATAGCCAATTCAGTATGGCCTGGGAATACAATACGTGCAGGTATAAAAAAG acTATTGTTGAAACCGTTACTTACACACCGTTTGCAAtgtgtagtttttattttataatgagtTTATTGGAATCTAAACCCATTCATGAAGCAGCTGCTGAAGTAAAAGCAAAATTTTTACCAACATACAAG GTTGGTGCGTCAGTGTGGCCAGCAGTAGCAATGGTTAATTTCTGTTTTATAAGCCCACAGAATAGGGTTCCTTTCATTAGTGTATGTAGCTTTATATGGACATGCTTTTTGGCATATATGAAACATTTAGATCAAGATAACGAACGCTTGAGACCTGGTAAACTGCTCTCATGA
- the LOC101738699 gene encoding VPS35 endosomal protein-sorting factor-like isoform X2, with protein MPTFEWKSKNQKRMICKALKFEVSHHPLKTNHVLFKKISNKGFIDDLSKWSAGFEEIDPLLKFEQMALDEDLVHADDEGIGVNYAKEWNTKRTIVLNRYTTGEKLTIVSSFLPGGEKTLIRQVSNLNEKVKNRLEQLDDFDDDSVRKTMGLSQQEFVTKINMLNDEIKKAWESEQRVKAFKIGIQCSKLLSDVNVMHFYPSKFILITDILDTFGNLVFDRLCEKSFGQKLVKPVQDINPKEVPETARETCQNWLYKMASIRELLPRLYMEMALLKCYSFTSKEEIKPTIVRLTAMIRGIGNPLVAIYLRAYLCKVASKLLGNECSDYFYENLKEFIEEYQQVYHVAMKKKYEGQLLTLDKYLNIYMPAVDWLFFGTLHSTNCKETLLDQMLQQCQKMQNNELLLCGILSAFDSKIIIKRSTKILDMIVESADKMVLVHDVLTSLGEHLCASENCRQVNSETLIQTWWKIASNIRSTVHFLQVLGPWLQFACTNLSTQHVNIILRGTIRYLIKCGKSADEFSGNLQIVIKRMLGSVPDIEECFLMDAFMPLIELVQTTNARTLMAKTVLSTFFTRYNSLHIDDHIVITSLMCLCCTLHDSINAITVDDEIKVCSELINKFVHAGTFHDDFEQQLNFYVECRSSFIKLDAVLVALVQKVNGLAIRAGDARNKWLQRACAAYCYITVPSLHCTITKAQLYLLSGQVALLNNCIGQAEANFKSLIGLIPDIPEYILEDGQKKSTNVKVEGILRDFLSTLLVLPDNVDSNCKAYILSGLIKTMERVHWRKTDPRYYNTLLNILDLLSEMAQEDYAHHIDSVLSNDKLYGCDEEFVSVLDGYATDICQELLVVLKALGDNKETKKQYNLTLELFWRVIRRADLEQHSMLTLAANLWMLSKKIQDPNNKLAKSILSALRTSEDLASRQLLEKLEQGVQT; from the exons ATGCCAACTTTTGAATG GAAATCAAAAAACCAAAAACGGATGATTTGCAAAGCACTTAAATTTGAAGTCTCTCATCATCCTCTGAAGACAAATCATGTACTTTTT aaaaaaatctcAAACAAAGGCTTCATTGATGACTTGAGTAAATGGAGTGCTGGCTTTGAAGAAATAGATCCACTGCTTAAGTTTGAACAGATGGCTTTAGATGAA gATCTTGTTCATGCTGACGATGAGGGTATAGGGGTAAATTATGCAAAAGAATGGAATACAAAACGTACAATAGTCCTCAATAGATACACAACTGGAGAGAAGCTAACAATAGTCAGTAGTTTTTTGCCTGGTGGTGAGAAAA CCCTCATAAGACAGGTTTCAAATTTGAacgaaaaagttaaaaatagaCTGGAGCAATTGGATGATTTTGATGATGATTCAGTGAGGAAAACAATGGGTTTGAGCCAACAAGAATTTGttaccaaaataaatatgttgaaTGATGAAATTAAGAAG GCATGGGAGTCTGAGCAAAGAGTTAAAGCTTTTAAAATAGGGATCCAATGTTCCAAGCTACTGTCAGATGTTAATGTCATGCACTTTTATCCGAGCAAGTTCATTCTCATCACCGATATCCTGGACACATTCGGTAACTTAGTCTTCGATAGGCTCTGTGAAAAAAGTTTTGG gcAAAAGCTTGTGAAGCCTGTTCAGGATATCAACCCGAAGGAAGTGCCGGAAACGGCGAGAGAAACCTGTCAGAACTGGTTGTATAAGATGGCATCGATTAGAGAGCTTCTGCCGCGCCTTTACATGGAGATGGCTCTGTTGAAATGCTACTCGTTTACATCGAAAGAGGAAATAAAACCGACAATCGTGAGACTGACTGCGATGATCAGAGGGATAGGAAATCCCTTAGTTGCGATCTATTTAAGGGCATACCTCTGTAAGGTGGCGTCTAAATTATTAGGAAACGAGTGCTctgattatttttatgaaaatttgaaGGAATTTATTGAGGAGTATCAACAG gtTTATCATGTGGCCATGAAAAAGAAATACGAAGGACAATTACTTACCttagataaatatttaaacatttacaTGCCGGCCGTTGATTGGCTGTTTTTTGGAACTTTGCATTCTACCAACTGCAAGGAAACACTTTTGGATCAAATGCTTCAACAATGTCAGAAAATGCAAAACAA TGAATTGCTCCTGTGTGGTATTCTGTCTGCATTTGattcgaaaattataattaaaaggtCTACAAAAATACTAGATATGATTGTGGAATCTGCCGATAAAATGG TACTGGTCCATGACGTGTTGACTTCGCTCGGCGAACATTTATGTGCGTCGGAAAACTGCCGACAAGTCAATTCAGAGACACTGATTCAAACTTGGTGGAAGATAGCCAGCAACATAAGGTCTACTGTGCACTTTTTGCAAGTTTTGGGACCGTGGCTACAATTCGCTTGTACAAATTTATCG ACCCAGCATGTGAATATAATTCTGCGTGGAACAATACGTTACCTGATCAAGTGCGGGAAATCGGCTGACGAATTTTCCGGCAACTTACAGATTGTCATCAAAAGGATGCTCGGATCAGTTCCGGACATCGAGGAATGTTTTCTGATG GATGCGTTTATGCCGCTCATAGAATTGGTACAGACGACGAACGCACGTACCTTAATGGCGAAAACGGTGTTGTCAACGTTCTTTACGCGGTATAACTCTCTTCACATCGACGACCATATTGTTATAACCTCACTGATGTGCCTCTGCTGCACCCTCCACGATTCCATAAA TGCTATAACGGTAGATGATGAAATAAAAGTGTGCAGCGAACTCATAAACAAGTTCGTCCACGCGGGCACgttccacgacgacttcgagcAGCAGTTGAACTTCTACGTGGAATGTAGATCCTCCTTCATTAAACTCGACGCTGTACTCGTTGCTCTAGTGCAG AAGGTAAATGGTTTAGCGATACGTGCCGGCGACGCACGGAACAAATGGCTGCAGAGGGCGTGTGCGGCTTATTGCTACATCACGGTCCCTTCTCTGCACTGCACCATCACTAAGGCACAGCTGTACCTGCTCTCTGGACAAGTCGCCTTGCTCAACAACTGCATTGGACAAG CGGAAGCAAATTTTAAATCCCTCATAGGCTTGATACCAGATATTCCGGAGTACATTCTAGAAGACGgacaaaaaaaatcaaccaaTGTCAAAGTTGAAGGAATATTGCGCGATTTCTTATCCACACTTCTTGTTTTGCCG GACAACGTGGACAGTAACTGCAAAGCGTACATACTGAGCGGACTGATCAAGACAATGGAGAGGGTGCACTGGCGTAAAACGGACCCGCGCTACTACAACACGCTTTTGAACATTCTAGATCTGCTCAGCGAAATGGCGCAGGAGGATTACGCACATCACATCGATTCCG TTCTATCAAACGACAAGCTGTATGGTTGCGACGAGGAATTCGTTTCGGTCTTAGACGGGTATGCGACGGACATATGCCAGGAGTTGCTCGTGGTACTGAAAGCGCTCGGCGACAACAAAGAGACAAAGAAACAGTACAATTTGACGTTGGAATTATTCTGGCGCGTGATAAGACGCGCCGATTTAGAACAACATTCCATGCTCACTTTAGCGGCCAACTTGTGGATGCTTTCAAAGAAAATACAAGATCCCAATAATAAACTCGCA AAAAGCATTCTTTCCGCGCTACGCACCTCTGAAGATCTCGCAAGTCGACAGCTGCTCGAGAAGTTAGAACAAGGTGTTCAAACCTGA
- the LOC101738699 gene encoding VPS35 endosomal protein-sorting factor-like isoform X1 — MPTFEWKSKNQKRMICKALKFEVSHHPLKTNHVLFKKISNKGFIDDLSKWSAGFEEIDPLLKFEQMALDEDLVHADDEGIGVNYAKEWNTKRTIVLNRYTTGEKLTIVSSFLPGGEKISTFSALIRQVSNLNEKVKNRLEQLDDFDDDSVRKTMGLSQQEFVTKINMLNDEIKKAWESEQRVKAFKIGIQCSKLLSDVNVMHFYPSKFILITDILDTFGNLVFDRLCEKSFGQKLVKPVQDINPKEVPETARETCQNWLYKMASIRELLPRLYMEMALLKCYSFTSKEEIKPTIVRLTAMIRGIGNPLVAIYLRAYLCKVASKLLGNECSDYFYENLKEFIEEYQQVYHVAMKKKYEGQLLTLDKYLNIYMPAVDWLFFGTLHSTNCKETLLDQMLQQCQKMQNNELLLCGILSAFDSKIIIKRSTKILDMIVESADKMVLVHDVLTSLGEHLCASENCRQVNSETLIQTWWKIASNIRSTVHFLQVLGPWLQFACTNLSTQHVNIILRGTIRYLIKCGKSADEFSGNLQIVIKRMLGSVPDIEECFLMDAFMPLIELVQTTNARTLMAKTVLSTFFTRYNSLHIDDHIVITSLMCLCCTLHDSINAITVDDEIKVCSELINKFVHAGTFHDDFEQQLNFYVECRSSFIKLDAVLVALVQKVNGLAIRAGDARNKWLQRACAAYCYITVPSLHCTITKAQLYLLSGQVALLNNCIGQAEANFKSLIGLIPDIPEYILEDGQKKSTNVKVEGILRDFLSTLLVLPDNVDSNCKAYILSGLIKTMERVHWRKTDPRYYNTLLNILDLLSEMAQEDYAHHIDSVLSNDKLYGCDEEFVSVLDGYATDICQELLVVLKALGDNKETKKQYNLTLELFWRVIRRADLEQHSMLTLAANLWMLSKKIQDPNNKLAKSILSALRTSEDLASRQLLEKLEQGVQT, encoded by the exons ATGCCAACTTTTGAATG GAAATCAAAAAACCAAAAACGGATGATTTGCAAAGCACTTAAATTTGAAGTCTCTCATCATCCTCTGAAGACAAATCATGTACTTTTT aaaaaaatctcAAACAAAGGCTTCATTGATGACTTGAGTAAATGGAGTGCTGGCTTTGAAGAAATAGATCCACTGCTTAAGTTTGAACAGATGGCTTTAGATGAA gATCTTGTTCATGCTGACGATGAGGGTATAGGGGTAAATTATGCAAAAGAATGGAATACAAAACGTACAATAGTCCTCAATAGATACACAACTGGAGAGAAGCTAACAATAGTCAGTAGTTTTTTGCCTGGTGGTGAGAAAA ttagTACTTTTTCAGCCCTCATAAGACAGGTTTCAAATTTGAacgaaaaagttaaaaatagaCTGGAGCAATTGGATGATTTTGATGATGATTCAGTGAGGAAAACAATGGGTTTGAGCCAACAAGAATTTGttaccaaaataaatatgttgaaTGATGAAATTAAGAAG GCATGGGAGTCTGAGCAAAGAGTTAAAGCTTTTAAAATAGGGATCCAATGTTCCAAGCTACTGTCAGATGTTAATGTCATGCACTTTTATCCGAGCAAGTTCATTCTCATCACCGATATCCTGGACACATTCGGTAACTTAGTCTTCGATAGGCTCTGTGAAAAAAGTTTTGG gcAAAAGCTTGTGAAGCCTGTTCAGGATATCAACCCGAAGGAAGTGCCGGAAACGGCGAGAGAAACCTGTCAGAACTGGTTGTATAAGATGGCATCGATTAGAGAGCTTCTGCCGCGCCTTTACATGGAGATGGCTCTGTTGAAATGCTACTCGTTTACATCGAAAGAGGAAATAAAACCGACAATCGTGAGACTGACTGCGATGATCAGAGGGATAGGAAATCCCTTAGTTGCGATCTATTTAAGGGCATACCTCTGTAAGGTGGCGTCTAAATTATTAGGAAACGAGTGCTctgattatttttatgaaaatttgaaGGAATTTATTGAGGAGTATCAACAG gtTTATCATGTGGCCATGAAAAAGAAATACGAAGGACAATTACTTACCttagataaatatttaaacatttacaTGCCGGCCGTTGATTGGCTGTTTTTTGGAACTTTGCATTCTACCAACTGCAAGGAAACACTTTTGGATCAAATGCTTCAACAATGTCAGAAAATGCAAAACAA TGAATTGCTCCTGTGTGGTATTCTGTCTGCATTTGattcgaaaattataattaaaaggtCTACAAAAATACTAGATATGATTGTGGAATCTGCCGATAAAATGG TACTGGTCCATGACGTGTTGACTTCGCTCGGCGAACATTTATGTGCGTCGGAAAACTGCCGACAAGTCAATTCAGAGACACTGATTCAAACTTGGTGGAAGATAGCCAGCAACATAAGGTCTACTGTGCACTTTTTGCAAGTTTTGGGACCGTGGCTACAATTCGCTTGTACAAATTTATCG ACCCAGCATGTGAATATAATTCTGCGTGGAACAATACGTTACCTGATCAAGTGCGGGAAATCGGCTGACGAATTTTCCGGCAACTTACAGATTGTCATCAAAAGGATGCTCGGATCAGTTCCGGACATCGAGGAATGTTTTCTGATG GATGCGTTTATGCCGCTCATAGAATTGGTACAGACGACGAACGCACGTACCTTAATGGCGAAAACGGTGTTGTCAACGTTCTTTACGCGGTATAACTCTCTTCACATCGACGACCATATTGTTATAACCTCACTGATGTGCCTCTGCTGCACCCTCCACGATTCCATAAA TGCTATAACGGTAGATGATGAAATAAAAGTGTGCAGCGAACTCATAAACAAGTTCGTCCACGCGGGCACgttccacgacgacttcgagcAGCAGTTGAACTTCTACGTGGAATGTAGATCCTCCTTCATTAAACTCGACGCTGTACTCGTTGCTCTAGTGCAG AAGGTAAATGGTTTAGCGATACGTGCCGGCGACGCACGGAACAAATGGCTGCAGAGGGCGTGTGCGGCTTATTGCTACATCACGGTCCCTTCTCTGCACTGCACCATCACTAAGGCACAGCTGTACCTGCTCTCTGGACAAGTCGCCTTGCTCAACAACTGCATTGGACAAG CGGAAGCAAATTTTAAATCCCTCATAGGCTTGATACCAGATATTCCGGAGTACATTCTAGAAGACGgacaaaaaaaatcaaccaaTGTCAAAGTTGAAGGAATATTGCGCGATTTCTTATCCACACTTCTTGTTTTGCCG GACAACGTGGACAGTAACTGCAAAGCGTACATACTGAGCGGACTGATCAAGACAATGGAGAGGGTGCACTGGCGTAAAACGGACCCGCGCTACTACAACACGCTTTTGAACATTCTAGATCTGCTCAGCGAAATGGCGCAGGAGGATTACGCACATCACATCGATTCCG TTCTATCAAACGACAAGCTGTATGGTTGCGACGAGGAATTCGTTTCGGTCTTAGACGGGTATGCGACGGACATATGCCAGGAGTTGCTCGTGGTACTGAAAGCGCTCGGCGACAACAAAGAGACAAAGAAACAGTACAATTTGACGTTGGAATTATTCTGGCGCGTGATAAGACGCGCCGATTTAGAACAACATTCCATGCTCACTTTAGCGGCCAACTTGTGGATGCTTTCAAAGAAAATACAAGATCCCAATAATAAACTCGCA AAAAGCATTCTTTCCGCGCTACGCACCTCTGAAGATCTCGCAAGTCGACAGCTGCTCGAGAAGTTAGAACAAGGTGTTCAAACCTGA